From Solwaraspora sp. WMMD1047, the proteins below share one genomic window:
- a CDS encoding AAA family ATPase, whose translation MTDPTTLQQEIAAEQQHLDRVYARLAELRQSAAVAEKEGYQLARVGNFGALVERDAMVFHAARRRHVLDAEHEGLVFGRLDLRDSSVLHIGRLGVRGERAEPLVIDWRAPAAAAFYQATATQPRGVVRRRMISSTGERVTRIEDDLLDPAGAPPGMKVVGDGALLATLARATGRGMRDIVATIQREQDEAIRSPASGVTIVSGGPGTGKTAVALHRAAYLLYSDRNRFVGGGVLVVGPSSVFVDYISSVLPSLGEDAATLHSLGTLFPGVTATRSDPAAIAAVKGSLRMRRVLERAVRDAVPDGPGELRLLYRGELLRLGRAELDGIRARALPRGARRNEVRRAGIDGLFGALWSQAQRLRIGRLPDQRTFEDELAERQEFRDFLRAWWPRLHPRHVLHWLARPTRLRRYAAGILTPAEIAMLAESYTAPATGGLSFADVAILDELDELLGRPPQPPRRRRDPFHVAGGVRELSTAAERQRAARQAATERPADYRDYAHVVVDESQDVSPMQWRMLGRRGRIASWTVVGDPAQTAWTGDPAELHRARDRALGRRARHSFTLSTNYRNSAEIFAAAAAVIREIDPDLVLPTAVRSTGVAPVELSAPAAELPAVVRDAVARLLTEVDGTVGVITPVPRRDEVAGWLAGLPDPDRHQVVNALQAKGMEYDGVLLVAPGEIRADSEAGVRTLYVALSRATQRLTTVDVR comes from the coding sequence TTGACCGACCCCACCACCCTGCAGCAGGAGATCGCCGCCGAGCAGCAGCACCTCGACCGCGTGTACGCCCGGCTGGCGGAGCTGCGCCAGTCCGCCGCGGTCGCGGAGAAGGAGGGCTACCAACTCGCCCGGGTCGGCAACTTCGGCGCCCTCGTCGAGCGGGACGCGATGGTCTTCCACGCCGCCCGCCGCCGGCACGTGCTGGACGCGGAGCACGAGGGGCTGGTCTTCGGGCGGTTGGACCTGCGCGACTCCTCGGTGCTGCACATCGGCCGGCTCGGGGTCCGCGGCGAACGCGCCGAGCCGCTGGTGATCGACTGGCGGGCCCCGGCCGCCGCCGCGTTCTACCAGGCCACCGCCACCCAGCCGCGCGGCGTGGTCCGCCGCCGGATGATCTCCTCCACCGGGGAGCGGGTGACCCGGATCGAGGACGACCTGCTCGACCCGGCCGGCGCGCCGCCCGGGATGAAGGTGGTCGGCGACGGGGCGCTGCTGGCCACCCTGGCCCGGGCCACCGGCCGGGGGATGCGCGACATCGTCGCGACCATCCAGCGCGAGCAGGACGAGGCGATCCGCTCCCCCGCCTCCGGGGTGACGATCGTCTCGGGCGGGCCGGGCACCGGCAAGACGGCGGTCGCCCTGCACCGGGCCGCGTACCTGCTCTATTCCGACCGCAACCGGTTCGTCGGCGGCGGGGTGCTGGTGGTCGGGCCGTCCTCGGTCTTCGTCGACTACATCTCCTCGGTGCTGCCGTCGCTGGGTGAGGACGCGGCCACCCTGCACTCGCTGGGCACGCTCTTCCCGGGGGTCACCGCGACCCGTTCCGACCCGGCCGCGATCGCCGCGGTCAAGGGGTCGCTGCGGATGCGACGGGTGCTGGAACGGGCGGTCCGGGACGCGGTGCCGGACGGGCCGGGCGAGCTGCGCCTGCTCTACCGGGGTGAGCTGCTGCGGCTCGGCCGGGCCGAGCTGGACGGCATCCGGGCCCGGGCGTTGCCGCGCGGCGCCCGCCGCAACGAGGTACGCCGGGCCGGCATCGACGGCCTCTTCGGCGCGCTCTGGAGCCAGGCCCAGCGGCTGCGGATCGGCCGCCTGCCCGACCAGCGGACCTTCGAGGACGAGCTGGCCGAACGGCAGGAGTTCCGCGACTTCCTGCGGGCCTGGTGGCCCCGGCTGCACCCCCGGCACGTGCTGCACTGGCTGGCCCGGCCGACGCGGCTGCGCCGGTACGCCGCCGGCATCCTCACCCCGGCCGAGATCGCCATGCTCGCCGAGTCGTACACCGCGCCGGCCACCGGCGGGTTGAGCTTCGCCGACGTGGCCATCCTGGACGAGCTCGACGAGCTGCTCGGCCGTCCGCCGCAGCCGCCCCGGCGCAGGCGCGACCCGTTCCACGTGGCCGGCGGGGTACGCGAGCTGAGCACCGCCGCCGAACGGCAGCGCGCCGCCCGGCAGGCGGCCACCGAGCGGCCGGCGGACTACCGCGACTACGCCCACGTGGTGGTCGACGAGTCGCAGGACGTCTCGCCGATGCAGTGGCGGATGCTGGGCCGGCGGGGCCGGATCGCCTCCTGGACGGTGGTCGGCGACCCGGCCCAGACCGCCTGGACCGGCGACCCGGCCGAGCTGCACCGGGCCCGGGACCGGGCGCTGGGCCGGCGGGCGCGGCACAGCTTCACGCTCTCCACCAACTACCGCAACTCGGCGGAGATCTTCGCGGCCGCGGCCGCGGTGATCCGGGAGATCGACCCCGACCTGGTGCTGCCGACCGCGGTGCGCTCCACCGGGGTCGCCCCGGTGGAGCTGTCGGCGCCGGCGGCCGAGCTGCCGGCGGTGGTCCGGGACGCGGTGGCCCGGCTGCTGACCGAGGTCGACGGCACGGTCGGGGTGATCACGCCGGTCCCGCGCCGGGACGAGGTGGCCGGCTGGCTGGCCGGGCTGCCGGACCCGGACCGCCACCAGGTGGTGAACGCGCTGCAGGCCAAGGGCATGGAGTACGACGGGGTGCTGCTGGTCGCCCCCGGCGAGATCCGCGCCGATTCGGAGGCCGGGGTACGGACCCTCTACGTCGCCCTGTCCCGGGCCACCCAGCGCCTGACCACGGTCGACGTCCGATAG
- a CDS encoding acyl carrier protein, whose protein sequence is MTRDEITTGLAEILEEVAGVNPDDVAEEKSFTDDLDVDSLSMVEVVVAAEEKFGVKIPDNEVQNLKTVGDAVAYIQAQS, encoded by the coding sequence ATGACGCGTGACGAGATCACCACCGGCCTCGCCGAGATCCTCGAAGAGGTCGCCGGGGTGAACCCGGACGACGTCGCCGAGGAGAAGTCGTTCACCGACGACCTCGACGTCGACTCCCTCTCGATGGTCGAGGTGGTCGTCGCGGCCGAGGAGAAGTTCGGCGTGAAGATCCCGGACAACGAGGTACAGAACCTCAAGACCGTCGGCGACGCGGTGGCCTACATTCAGGCCCAGTCCTGA
- a CDS encoding DUF3145 domain-containing protein: protein MPTRGVVYVHSTPLAVCQHVEWAIARVLTAPVNLHWTAQPVDPGARRAECGWTGSPGTGGELAAALRQWPMIRFEVTEEPSPGVDGERFMYVPGRGLFRATAGAAGDIQLGEDRLRAIMASARAPEALAHALDKALGTSWDAELEPYRYAGDGAPVTLLTRVG, encoded by the coding sequence GTGCCAACGCGTGGCGTCGTATACGTCCACTCGACCCCGCTCGCCGTGTGTCAACACGTCGAGTGGGCGATCGCGCGCGTCCTCACCGCGCCGGTCAACCTGCACTGGACGGCCCAACCGGTCGATCCGGGCGCCCGTCGGGCGGAGTGCGGGTGGACCGGCAGCCCGGGGACCGGCGGCGAGCTGGCTGCTGCCCTCCGGCAGTGGCCCATGATCCGTTTCGAGGTCACCGAGGAGCCGAGTCCCGGCGTCGACGGTGAACGTTTCATGTACGTGCCCGGCCGGGGACTGTTCCGGGCCACCGCCGGCGCCGCCGGGGACATCCAGCTCGGCGAGGACCGGCTGCGCGCCATCATGGCCTCCGCGCGGGCCCCCGAGGCGCTGGCCCACGCCCTCGACAAGGCCCTGGGCACCTCGTGGGACGCCGAGCTGGAGCCCTACCGGTACGCCGGCGACGGCGCCCCGGTGACCCTGCTGACCCGGGTCGGCTGA
- a CDS encoding cyclic nucleotide-binding domain-containing protein, with protein MSGRSALELHEVLVISCDIVGHSSESNHDVQFDRVAGVNAVVAETIGKFPDAVWASGGDGGHVVFPERVGASLAAIDHVNRLAAWSAGAGVRLRLTAHAGDVSQLAGADGRVQVVGNGINVAGWLLSRGGPDGVVASDAFRRWIEREADWLEVRFHEPRTLRDKSGTDQQLWLMSVGAIRSRWYAPTEGDREQLRAVTGPKRPESGWDVIYYARRILQVNKSDREALTALDRLNQLDLLYTTHDGNVLVNPFFEFLEPTMRREVVQSAQLVERQYNDVICREGDGGDTMFVILRGRVGVYKHSAAATSRSIEPNFSHQEGDVVGELAFALGRHRTADLVAMTPVVLLSFHYRDIERQLVELRRRNDRAADRARTTIASFIDRRILEYVSQDVPFLLGPEGNGPLAEPAGSDADPLAELSDHCELITLPDSLRQVTFADAVAAGSTGSTDRRDGVYLLAAGTLVNQVGEAEKLSHENFPVLWVNLPGILVLPKPRFDVVSNSVAVFRIEASGINKLERHKREALRRAVLDAAAGPCFSYDVFISYTTNDAAEAGIWAAALRSRGLSVFMNQPSSGAGFAREVNDALKHSRALVPIISSNVQIRGRAETNWVVREIKARRTYFEANPCIFPVVLGAARPELIAPGVTPIKVGADRDAAIEELVTALAAVRDGRAEPPYGEVEVADVKLE; from the coding sequence GTGTCCGGTCGGTCCGCACTGGAGCTGCACGAGGTACTGGTGATCTCCTGCGACATCGTCGGCCACTCGTCGGAGTCCAACCACGACGTGCAGTTCGACCGGGTCGCCGGGGTGAACGCGGTGGTGGCCGAGACCATCGGCAAGTTCCCGGACGCGGTCTGGGCCTCGGGCGGCGACGGCGGCCATGTGGTCTTCCCGGAGCGCGTCGGTGCCAGCCTGGCCGCGATCGACCACGTCAACCGGCTCGCCGCCTGGTCCGCGGGGGCAGGGGTGCGGCTGCGGCTCACCGCCCACGCCGGTGACGTGAGCCAGTTGGCCGGTGCCGACGGTCGGGTGCAGGTGGTCGGCAACGGCATAAACGTCGCCGGTTGGCTGCTCAGCCGGGGCGGCCCCGACGGGGTGGTCGCCTCCGACGCCTTCCGGCGCTGGATCGAGCGGGAGGCCGACTGGCTGGAGGTGCGGTTCCACGAACCGCGCACGCTGCGCGACAAGAGCGGGACCGATCAGCAGCTCTGGCTGATGTCGGTCGGGGCCATCCGGTCCCGGTGGTACGCGCCGACGGAGGGTGACCGCGAGCAGCTCCGGGCGGTGACCGGTCCGAAGCGGCCGGAGTCCGGCTGGGACGTCATCTACTACGCCCGGCGGATCCTGCAGGTCAACAAAAGCGACCGGGAGGCGCTCACCGCGCTGGACCGGCTCAATCAGCTCGACCTGCTCTACACCACCCACGACGGCAACGTGCTCGTCAATCCCTTCTTCGAGTTCCTCGAACCGACCATGCGCCGCGAGGTGGTCCAGTCGGCGCAGCTGGTCGAGCGGCAGTACAACGACGTGATCTGCCGCGAGGGCGACGGCGGCGACACGATGTTCGTGATCCTGCGCGGCCGGGTCGGCGTCTACAAGCACAGTGCCGCGGCGACCAGCCGCTCGATCGAGCCGAACTTCTCCCACCAGGAGGGTGACGTCGTCGGTGAGCTGGCGTTCGCGCTCGGTCGGCACCGCACCGCCGACCTGGTGGCGATGACGCCGGTGGTGCTGCTCTCGTTCCACTACCGCGACATCGAGCGTCAGCTGGTCGAGTTGCGCCGCCGCAACGACCGGGCGGCGGACCGGGCCCGCACCACGATCGCCAGCTTCATCGACCGTCGCATCCTGGAGTACGTCAGCCAGGACGTCCCGTTCCTGCTCGGCCCCGAAGGCAACGGCCCGCTCGCCGAGCCGGCCGGGTCCGACGCCGACCCGTTGGCCGAGCTGAGTGACCACTGTGAGCTGATCACCCTGCCGGACAGCCTGCGGCAGGTCACCTTCGCCGACGCCGTCGCGGCCGGCTCGACCGGTTCGACCGACCGGCGCGACGGCGTCTACCTGCTCGCCGCCGGCACCCTGGTCAACCAGGTCGGCGAGGCCGAGAAACTCAGCCACGAGAACTTCCCGGTGCTGTGGGTCAACCTGCCGGGGATTCTGGTCCTGCCGAAGCCGCGGTTCGACGTCGTGAGCAACTCGGTCGCGGTCTTCCGCATCGAGGCGAGCGGCATCAACAAGCTCGAACGGCACAAGCGGGAGGCGCTGCGCCGGGCCGTGCTCGACGCGGCCGCCGGTCCCTGTTTCAGCTACGACGTCTTCATCTCCTACACCACGAACGACGCCGCCGAGGCGGGGATCTGGGCGGCGGCCCTGCGCTCGCGCGGGCTGTCGGTCTTCATGAACCAGCCGAGCAGCGGCGCCGGGTTCGCGCGGGAGGTGAACGACGCGCTGAAGCACTCCCGCGCCCTGGTGCCGATCATCTCCTCGAACGTGCAGATCCGGGGGCGGGCGGAGACCAACTGGGTGGTCCGGGAGATCAAGGCCCGGCGGACCTACTTCGAGGCGAACCCCTGCATCTTCCCGGTGGTGCTCGGCGCCGCGAGACCCGAGCTGATCGCGCCCGGGGTGACACCGATCAAGGTGGGCGCCGACCGGGACGCGGCGATCGAGGAGCTGGTCACGGCGCTGGCGGCCGTCCGGGACGGCCGGGCGGAGCCACCGTACGGCGAGGTCGAGGTCGCCGACGTCAAACTCGAATAG
- a CDS encoding class I SAM-dependent methyltransferase produces MLAAVKNLLGHEALYVALQRAVGADRLRYRCLDELALTDGDTVIDVGCGPAYYFARLPRVRYYGFDTSARYVAHARKRWGSDLAEFRCEVFGEQHLTELPQADAILLLGLLHHLSDADCRQLLDVAARALAPNGRVIAVDPCFEPGQGRISRWMSENDRGEYVRTPEEFVALGRDHFASVDGTVVDDATRIPSSHWMMRMRTPVLAVTDN; encoded by the coding sequence ATGCTGGCAGCGGTGAAGAACCTGCTCGGCCACGAGGCCCTGTACGTGGCCCTGCAGCGCGCGGTCGGCGCCGACCGGCTGCGCTACCGGTGTCTGGACGAGCTCGCGCTGACCGACGGGGACACCGTGATCGACGTGGGTTGCGGACCGGCCTACTACTTCGCCCGGCTCCCCCGGGTCCGCTACTACGGTTTCGACACCTCGGCCCGTTATGTCGCGCACGCCCGTAAGCGGTGGGGCAGCGACCTGGCCGAGTTCCGCTGCGAGGTCTTCGGCGAGCAGCACCTCACCGAGCTGCCGCAGGCCGACGCGATCCTGCTGCTCGGCCTACTGCACCATCTCTCCGACGCCGACTGCCGGCAGTTGCTGGACGTGGCGGCCCGGGCGCTCGCGCCGAACGGCCGGGTGATCGCGGTGGACCCCTGCTTCGAACCCGGCCAGGGCCGGATCTCCCGGTGGATGTCGGAGAACGACCGGGGCGAGTACGTCCGGACGCCGGAGGAGTTCGTCGCGCTGGGCCGGGACCACTTCGCATCCGTCGACGGGACGGTCGTCGACGACGCCACCCGGATCCCATCCAGCCACTGGATGATGCGGATGCGTACCCCCGTCCTGGCCGTCACGGACAACTGA
- a CDS encoding carbonic anhydrase — MSSPSGSREVATPVASTSPPLAARGPAEALAELLAGNRRFLSRQPLHGHDVTAAEASASGDQQPYAVVVGCIDSRVPLEAIFDQTFGSICVVRSGAHVLDQAVLGSVEFAVTALRVPLVVVLGHERCGAVASTVAALREGEQPPGALAYLIEQIAAAVTDVGVDHPDVHALATRRHTARTVARLRESAALAAGCADGRVDVVGAIYDLSTGRVDLLT; from the coding sequence ATGTCCTCGCCGTCCGGTTCCCGGGAAGTGGCGACGCCGGTCGCCTCCACCTCGCCGCCGCTGGCCGCCCGTGGGCCGGCGGAGGCCCTGGCCGAGCTGCTCGCCGGCAACCGCCGGTTCCTCAGCCGGCAACCACTGCACGGTCACGACGTGACCGCCGCCGAGGCGAGCGCCTCCGGCGACCAGCAGCCGTACGCCGTGGTGGTCGGCTGCATCGACTCCCGGGTGCCGCTGGAAGCGATCTTCGATCAGACCTTCGGTTCGATCTGCGTGGTCCGCTCGGGCGCGCACGTGCTCGACCAGGCCGTGCTCGGCTCGGTCGAGTTCGCGGTCACCGCGCTGCGCGTCCCGCTGGTCGTGGTGCTCGGTCACGAACGCTGCGGGGCGGTCGCCTCGACCGTGGCGGCGCTGCGCGAGGGCGAGCAGCCGCCCGGGGCCCTGGCCTACCTGATCGAGCAGATCGCGGCGGCCGTCACCGACGTCGGGGTGGACCATCCGGACGTGCACGCCCTCGCCACCCGCCGGCACACCGCCCGCACGGTGGCCCGGCTGCGGGAGAGCGCCGCGCTGGCGGCCGGCTGCGCCGACGGCCGGGTGGACGTGGTCGGCGCCATCTACGACCTCAGCACCGGCCGGGTGGACCTGCTGACCTGA
- a CDS encoding glycoside hydrolase family 3 N-terminal domain-containing protein, with translation MWPGRRAVAAVAVAALLAGCADDRTDEVAGAPSPSPTPTASPAVSPSGDPAAERAAALVGTLADEDLVGQVLMPYAYGNSATQVSAGSAAGNRKLAGVDTPAEMVARYRLGGVILVGFSADDPTGANQATTNVDSPAQVKKLTGGLQAAAGKLPAGAAPLLIGVDQEFGVVTRIRDGVTALPSAMAAGAAGDPALTEAAWRAAGTELAALGVNVDFAPVADVLGEADSQVIGSRSYGADPAGTAAQVGGAVRGLQSAGVGATLKHFPGHGHTAADSHSDLPVLAQDRAALDAGDLPPFTAGMAAGAWLVMSGHLDVRSVDPGVAATFSRKVLTELLRDQLGFTGVLVTDGMNMAPAQKYPAGEAAVRAINAGNDLLLMPPDVGGAYNGLLAALRDGSLPRERLVEAATRVLTLRFRLADRPAPEMAVLNSPAHRSAARKLAAAAVTMLRGSCTGRPVTGPVTITASGGRDGTRKLLAEALRAAGVKVVAGGGTVVHLIGYGDGPADLRPGAAVTVAMDTPYLLGRADSKTLLATYSSTPVAMAALADVLAGKAQPTGRSPVPVPGLPATACAG, from the coding sequence CTGTGGCCGGGCCGGCGGGCCGTCGCCGCGGTCGCGGTCGCGGCCCTGCTCGCGGGGTGCGCGGACGACCGGACCGACGAGGTGGCCGGTGCGCCGTCGCCCAGCCCGACCCCGACCGCGTCTCCGGCGGTCTCGCCGAGCGGCGACCCGGCCGCCGAGCGGGCCGCCGCCCTGGTCGGCACCCTCGCCGACGAGGACCTGGTCGGGCAGGTGCTGATGCCGTACGCGTACGGCAACTCCGCCACCCAGGTCTCGGCCGGGTCCGCGGCCGGAAACCGGAAACTGGCCGGCGTCGACACCCCCGCCGAGATGGTCGCCCGCTACCGACTGGGCGGGGTGATCCTGGTCGGCTTCTCCGCCGACGACCCCACCGGCGCCAACCAGGCCACCACGAACGTCGACAGCCCCGCCCAGGTCAAGAAGCTGACCGGCGGCCTGCAGGCCGCGGCCGGCAAGCTGCCCGCCGGCGCCGCCCCGCTGCTGATCGGCGTCGACCAGGAATTCGGCGTGGTCACCCGGATCCGGGACGGGGTGACCGCGCTGCCGAGTGCGATGGCCGCCGGGGCCGCCGGGGACCCGGCGCTGACCGAGGCGGCCTGGCGGGCCGCCGGCACCGAACTCGCCGCGCTCGGCGTCAACGTCGACTTCGCGCCGGTCGCCGACGTCCTCGGCGAAGCGGACAGCCAGGTGATCGGCTCCCGCTCCTACGGGGCCGATCCGGCCGGGACCGCGGCCCAGGTCGGCGGGGCCGTGCGGGGCCTGCAGTCGGCCGGGGTGGGCGCCACCCTGAAACACTTTCCGGGCCACGGCCACACCGCCGCCGACTCCCACTCCGACCTGCCGGTGCTCGCCCAGGACCGGGCCGCCCTCGACGCCGGCGACCTGCCACCGTTCACCGCCGGCATGGCAGCCGGCGCCTGGCTGGTGATGTCCGGCCACCTCGACGTGCGGTCGGTCGACCCTGGGGTGGCGGCCACCTTCTCCCGGAAGGTGCTCACCGAACTGCTGCGCGACCAGCTCGGCTTCACCGGCGTGCTGGTCACCGACGGCATGAACATGGCACCGGCCCAGAAGTACCCGGCCGGGGAGGCGGCGGTCCGGGCCATCAACGCCGGCAACGACCTGCTGCTGATGCCGCCGGACGTGGGCGGGGCGTACAACGGCCTACTGGCGGCGCTGCGGGACGGCTCGCTGCCCCGCGAACGGCTGGTCGAGGCGGCGACCCGGGTGCTCACCCTGCGATTCCGGCTGGCCGACCGGCCGGCGCCGGAGATGGCGGTGCTCAACAGCCCGGCACACCGGTCCGCCGCCCGGAAGCTGGCCGCCGCCGCGGTGACCATGTTGCGCGGCTCCTGCACCGGCCGGCCGGTGACCGGCCCGGTGACGATCACCGCCTCCGGCGGCCGGGACGGCACCCGGAAACTGCTGGCCGAGGCGCTGCGCGCCGCCGGGGTCAAGGTGGTCGCGGGCGGTGGCACGGTCGTGCACCTGATCGGGTACGGCGACGGCCCGGCCGACCTGCGACCCGGCGCCGCCGTGACGGTGGCCATGGACACCCCGTACCTGCTCGGCCGGGCCGACTCGAAGACCCTGCTGGCGACGTACTCGTCGACCCCGGTCGCGATGGCCGCGCTGGCCGACGTGCTGGCCGGCAAGGCCCAGCCGACCGGCAGGTCCCCGGTGCCGGTGCCCGGCCTACCCGCCACCGCCTGTGCCGGCTGA
- the fabF gene encoding beta-ketoacyl-ACP synthase II, whose translation MGRPDVVVTGLGATTPLGGDVASTWDAMLAGRSGVRALAQEWAAQLPVRIAAELAVEPSETLDRVKLRRLDRSEAIALIAGHQAWADAGLADAGLDPERLAVSIGSGIGGAQTLLAQDDILEASGPRRVSPHTVPMLMPNGPAAWVGLELGAKAGVHSVASACATGAEAISLGLDIIRSGRADVVVAGGTEAVIHPLPIAGFASMRAMSTRNDDPEKASRPWDKARDGFVLGEGSGVLVLERADHAAARGARVYARLAGAGLTSDGYDMVQPHPEGHGAVRAIAKAIEDSGVSKSDIVHVNAHATSTPVGDLAEIIALRTALGDHPVVTATKSMTGHLLGAAGALESIASILAIRDGVVPPTINLDDPDDGLDLEVAAQKARHMEVPAVLNNSFGFGGHNVALVFTRP comes from the coding sequence ATGGGTCGTCCCGACGTCGTCGTCACCGGGCTCGGCGCGACGACCCCGCTCGGCGGGGACGTCGCGTCGACCTGGGACGCCATGCTCGCCGGCCGCTCCGGGGTGCGGGCGCTGGCCCAGGAGTGGGCCGCCCAACTGCCGGTGCGGATCGCGGCCGAACTCGCCGTCGAGCCGTCCGAGACGCTGGACCGGGTGAAGCTGCGCCGGCTGGACCGGTCCGAGGCGATCGCCCTGATCGCCGGGCACCAGGCGTGGGCCGACGCCGGTCTGGCCGATGCCGGGCTGGACCCGGAACGGCTCGCGGTCAGCATCGGGTCGGGAATCGGCGGTGCCCAGACGCTGCTCGCCCAGGACGACATCCTGGAGGCGTCCGGGCCCCGCCGGGTCTCCCCGCACACCGTGCCGATGCTGATGCCGAACGGGCCGGCCGCCTGGGTCGGCCTGGAACTCGGCGCCAAGGCCGGGGTGCACTCGGTGGCCAGCGCCTGCGCCACCGGTGCCGAGGCGATCTCGCTCGGCCTGGACATCATCCGGTCCGGGCGGGCCGACGTGGTGGTGGCCGGCGGCACCGAGGCCGTGATCCACCCGCTGCCGATCGCCGGGTTCGCCTCGATGCGGGCGATGTCGACCCGCAACGACGACCCGGAGAAGGCGTCCCGGCCGTGGGACAAGGCCCGGGACGGGTTCGTCCTCGGGGAGGGTTCCGGCGTACTCGTCCTGGAGCGGGCCGACCACGCCGCCGCGCGCGGCGCGCGGGTCTACGCCAGGCTCGCCGGGGCCGGGCTCACCTCGGACGGGTACGACATGGTGCAGCCGCACCCGGAGGGCCATGGTGCCGTCCGGGCCATCGCCAAGGCGATCGAGGACTCCGGCGTCTCCAAGTCCGACATCGTCCACGTCAACGCGCACGCGACCTCGACCCCGGTCGGCGACCTGGCCGAGATCATCGCGCTGCGGACCGCGCTCGGCGACCACCCGGTGGTGACCGCCACCAAGTCGATGACCGGCCACCTGCTGGGCGCGGCCGGCGCGCTGGAGTCGATCGCCTCGATCCTGGCCATCCGGGACGGGGTGGTCCCGCCGACGATCAACCTCGACGATCCGGACGACGGCCTCGACCTGGAGGTGGCCGCGCAGAAGGCGCGGCACATGGAGGTCCCGGCCGTGCTGAACAACTCGTTCGGCTTCGGCGGGCACAACGTCGCGCTGGTCTTCACCCGGCCCTGA
- a CDS encoding glycosyltransferase → MIQPEPTLSVVVPMFNEESVLPLFAQRLRPVLDGLGEPYEVVAVDDGSSDATPAVLAGLRRRWPQLRVIRLRRNSGHQSALTAGLFRARGRYVASIDADLQDPPETIVEMLRLARDRQLDVVYGVRADRSSDARFKRWTAGLYYRVIRRLVGQDVPAQAGDFRLLSRTTVEALRELPERRPVLRLVVPWLGFPSDSVRYVRAERAAGSTKYSLTKMVRLAADSVTSFSAAPLRLASYLGLAGMLICAVLLVAAFVAYLLDSTVAGWASLYVVVLFLGAVQLFCLGLLGEYIGRIYVAVQGRPGYYVDSDSYVDFDSAPPPTDVTGPAGTDPVGTDQADLDPGGNGGRLTRSAPGARTAS, encoded by the coding sequence GTGATCCAGCCGGAGCCGACCCTCTCCGTGGTCGTCCCGATGTTCAACGAGGAGAGCGTGCTGCCGCTGTTCGCGCAGCGGCTGCGTCCCGTCCTGGACGGGCTCGGCGAGCCGTACGAGGTGGTGGCCGTCGACGACGGCAGCTCGGATGCCACCCCGGCCGTCCTCGCCGGGCTGCGGCGGCGCTGGCCGCAGCTGCGGGTGATCCGGCTGCGGCGCAACAGTGGCCACCAGTCGGCGCTGACCGCCGGCCTGTTCCGGGCCCGCGGCCGCTACGTCGCCAGCATCGACGCCGACCTGCAGGACCCGCCCGAGACGATCGTCGAGATGCTGCGGCTGGCCCGTGACCGCCAGCTCGACGTGGTGTACGGGGTGCGCGCCGACCGGTCCAGTGACGCGCGGTTCAAGCGGTGGACCGCCGGCCTCTACTACCGGGTGATCCGGCGGCTGGTCGGTCAGGACGTGCCCGCCCAGGCCGGCGACTTCCGGCTACTCAGCCGGACCACCGTCGAGGCCCTGCGGGAGCTGCCCGAGCGGCGGCCGGTGCTGCGGCTGGTGGTGCCCTGGCTCGGCTTCCCCAGCGACTCCGTCCGGTATGTCCGGGCTGAGCGGGCCGCCGGCAGCACGAAGTACTCGCTGACGAAGATGGTGCGGCTGGCCGCCGACAGCGTCACCAGTTTCTCCGCCGCGCCGCTGCGGCTGGCGAGCTACCTCGGCCTGGCCGGCATGCTGATCTGCGCCGTGCTGCTGGTCGCGGCGTTCGTGGCGTACCTGCTCGACTCCACCGTCGCCGGCTGGGCCTCGCTCTACGTGGTGGTGCTCTTCCTCGGCGCCGTCCAGCTGTTCTGCCTGGGCCTGCTCGGCGAGTACATCGGCCGGATCTACGTCGCCGTCCAGGGCCGGCCCGGCTACTACGTCGACTCCGACAGCTACGTCGACTTCGACAGCGCGCCGCCGCCGACCGACGTCACCGGCCCGGCCGGCACCGACCCGGTCGGCACCGACCAGGCTGACCTCGACCCCGGTGGCAACGGTGGGCGGCTGACCCGCTCGGCGCCCGGCGCCCGGACGGCGTCGTGA